A genomic window from Gossypium hirsutum isolate 1008001.06 chromosome D10, Gossypium_hirsutum_v2.1, whole genome shotgun sequence includes:
- the LOC107941051 gene encoding dof zinc finger protein DOF3.1 — protein MLRNCEKMVAVITSSATNEWPQKLMEKPSQEQQQVQQQQALKCPRCDSSNTKFCYYNNYSLSQPRHFCKACKRYWTRGGTLRNVPVGGGCRKNKRVKRPTVSASTPPSIGGASPTSGGGGGVNPNSTTSSQHINSLFYGLTANDPYHDVINLPFSRSSTVTGYDLQPQMSGLGLGFSSGDNTDHYPPLLSSYTNIFGSSSSSSTTTTTPTIASLLASTLNQHKFINGGVKNTEALPPFQDLQTTAMKDIKVPCQNHLEQITSLDPSLYWSTNIGAWHDPTNIGSSVTSLI, from the exons atgttgCGCAACTGCGAGAAGATGGTTGCCGTCATCACTTCTTCAGCTACTAATGAATGGCcacag AAGCTTATGGAGAAACCAAGCCAAGAACAACAACAGGTGCAGCAGCAACAAGCTTTAAAGTGTCCTCGTTGTGATTCATCGAACACCAAGTTTTGCTACTACAACAACTACAGTTTATCACAGCCGAGACATTTTTGTAAAGCTTGTAAGCGTTATTGGACTAGAGGTGGTACTTTAAGGAACGTTCCCGTCGGTGGTGGATGTAGGAAGAACAAGCGTGTTAAAAGGCCAACTGTTTCAGCCTCAACACCGCCGTCTATCGGTGGAGCTTCACCAACatctggtggtggtggtggtgtaaATCCTAATTCAACAACCTCAAGTCAGCATATCAACTCTTTGTTTTATGGTTTAACTGCTAATGACCCTTATCATGATGTTATCAATCTTCCATTTTCTCGTTCTAGTACTGTCACTGGTTATGATCTCCAACCTCAAATGAGTGGTCTTGGATTAGGGTTTTCTTCTGGGGATAATACTGATCATTATCCACCATTGCTTTCAAGCTATACCAATATTTTTGggtcttcatcttcttcttctactacCACTACTACACCCACCATTGCTTCTCTTTTGGCTTCTACTCTTAACCAACACAAATTCATCAATGGTGGTGTTAAAAACACTGAAGCTTTACCACCTTTTCAAGATCTTCAAACAACAGCCATGAAAGATATCAAAGTACCATGCCAGAATCACCTTGAGCAAATTACTTCACTTGATCCATCACTTTATTGGAGCACAAATATAGGTGCTTGGCATGATCCAACAAACATTGGGTCCTCAGTCACCTCTCTGATCTAG